Below is a window of Vulpes vulpes isolate BD-2025 chromosome 14, VulVul3, whole genome shotgun sequence DNA.
gctccctgcatggagcctgcttctccctctgcctgtctctgtctctctctctctctgtgtctctaatgaataaataaatcttaaaaaaaaaaaaaagtgattaaggTTGCATTTTTGGgggaattaaattataattatagtcAAAGGAGTGATCCCAATAAAAATCAATaccttaatcttaaaaaaaaaaaaaaaaagctggcaagAATAAGGCTTCAAAATTACACCAACAAAGGATTTAGATACTGGAATTTACACATGCAGAACATAAAACtgagaaatctaatttttaatatcttttttttttttaagattttattcatgagacacagagagaggcagagacattggcagagggagaagcaggctccctatagggaacctgatgtgggactggatcccaggtccctgggatcaagtgagccaaaggcagatgcttaaccactgagccacccaggcacccgagaAATCTCTAATTAAAAAGGGAAggcataaatattaatgataaaaaaGATGCTACAGAGATTAATTAGCTCATAAGGGATAATGAAGAACTTCATGCCAAAAACTTGTGGAGATGAAATGTATGAATTCCCAGAAACCAGcaacttaacaaaacaaaaatgtacataattctcaagcatttgaaaaaaaatcaaatcagtattttaaaatctttcctcaGTGAAAACAACAATTCAGAGATCTTATTTATAAGTTCTATTTCAGTCAAGGAATACCAGTTAGGATACAGAAAATCTCTCATCTCTTTGTAGGGAACTCACACTACTTTGAAACCAAAATCTGGCAAAGACAGTCTGAGAAAAATCATAGGTCATTTTAACTATACATAAACATGCATTTCAAAAAACCTTAAAATCAAATATTAGCAACACAAGGTAAgttaatatatagaaagaaaacatcaCAACCAAGGTGGATTTATCCAAGAAATGCAAGGTCTTacgtggagaaaaaaaataataataaaggattgTACTGTAAGTCCCCTTGCCTTTCCCTAGAACTATTTCAAACCTTGAGGACTGCAGCTCACTGTCCCTTCTTACTCTCCTGGAACTCCTGTACCTGACCTTTACATTTTGACTTTTTACAGGCTGGGGGGGGAGGGTAGGGTGGGAGAGAAGACAATCTACCTCAAGGAATGTACACCCCAAGAGGGCAGCGATATACAAGGTTTCTCAATACCTGCCAGAACCAGGTGCAATACCAGGGCATTACAAATGTGCAGTGAATGTTCAAATTAACTGCATTTTCCTCTGATCTGACTTGTCTCCAACTGAAGGTAGGGCCTCTCAGCTAAACGAGGCCAGCACATTCACCTTTTTTACCTCTGGGGCCACTAgagaagtgaaagaagcaagCTTAGCCATCACCAACTGCCTGGGAATCCCAAGCTCACTCCTGGCACTGATCATATAAGGCATTGACTAGTAGCATACCATGCCCTCCCGGGCCCCCACTCCAGAGTGGAAGGCAACTGGGTCTGAGTGGTTGGGGCAGGGTGTGCACTGCACTGTCAAATTCCTGGTCCATCTAAGTCCATGCTGGTTGGAGCCCCTCCTTTGAGCTGGTACTGGTCCGCCCCACAGCCAGGCTTGGTTCTTACAACTGAGATGAGGATGCTGCTTGACTAAGAACTCCAGGACCTGGACTTGTGGTTCCACTCCAAGAATGAACTCTCACCTGCTAGTTTCTGGATCAGCAGCCAGACAAGCAACTTTCCTGCACACAATGATGAAATATGCTAAACTGGAGTCAGACAGGAATCACACATCTTgagtaaaagggaagaaaatccaTCCCAGAGAgcaaattaatgcaaaaaagaaatctggttcAAATTAATGGTTTTATTTCCATCTGTAACACTAGCAGGAGTCCAACAGACTGATGTACATGGATATAGTTTAAATGTAACAAAGAAAGATTTGAACTATGtacaatgaagaaaggaaaatgatttttttatcaatcttttcctattttgcaGTTTCTGGATAGTAGAaactaaacattttttccccaatttaatTTAGTATGAAGGAATACAACCTTTATGATCAACCATTTGTCCTTAAGCACAAAACTTAAAGGAGATTTTGGCTGCATGGCGGTCTTGGTTTCGGAAGTCTGGGTACTGCTGGAACCTAACAAAAGAGTTTCCACGAAGCCCAGAAGGAACTTAATGGCAATGACGTCCAAATAGAGGGCAGACATACCTAGCATCGTGCCGATGAGAAATGATGTCCTGCCCTCCTTGACTCCAAGTAGAAAATTACTTTCATCCAAATTAACTGGAAGTGAGCCAAAGTTAAAAAGTcagaatgaagaataaaacatttcttttcacaTACAGGAGGGACACTCCTTCAGCCCCGTTTAAAGTGAATTCTGTGCCGAGTCCCTGCTCCTTCAGAAGGGTAAACTGAAGGTCAGTTATTGCTAGCAAAGCCAGAGGAGGCCCTGTTCCCACCTTGAAGATGTTTCACATGAAGAGGCTGTTGGTTTGGCTTAAAACCCTCTGAAGAAGGAgggtgcagaggcagaggcaggttgACACGGCAAGGCCTCGCTCCCACTagctgccccaggccctgtgctgtgAGGGGCAGCTCAGGCCACcccgctgcctcctccaggaCCAAGCAGAGCATGTTATCTGGCTGCCCTGGGGAGAAGAGGCCACCGTACTTTGCCAACCAAACCTATGGAGCAGTCAAAAGCCCAAAGGATCAAAGCCTATTGAAGGCCAGAAGAGCAGCTTCTAAAATGAATGTCAgttggtgtgggggtgggggttaaagctgaaggcagagcccagCTAACATCAGGTGGGCCAAATTCTCTGGGCAGCCATGACTTGGACAACAGCATGGACATGGGTGGCTGGTAAGGCCACAAGTACTGCCACCACCTCCCAGTATTTATGCTTGAGTAGACATTAGGCAGTGGGAACTGAGGACCAGAGGGCATGTGGCAAACACAGGATAGATCTTATCAGAAAACAGAGAGGATACCTGACCACATGTCTGCCCAAAGTACCTAGCATGGCCTGTGCCAGGTGAAAAGCTCTGGGACACGGGTTAAGTTCCTGAGAACGGGTGGCAGGTAGGACTGGGTGGGACAGGCACTGCTCCACAGGCACCACGAGGACTCTGAGGAAACACTTCCAGTGCTACATCTCCTGGGCTGCTGAGAAGTAGACAAAGAACAGGCTTTATTGCACATTTCGTTCTTAGGAAACTGGGAATTGCCCTGTAGAGATTCTCCTGACCTGCAGAACCCCCCTGCACATTGATGCTAGGGTACAGGTGGGATCACGAGTAACCTCTGACTCAAGGGAAGAGTCCAGTGGTGGGTCTTTCCAGGGCCATGCTCACAGCCGGGATCCTCAGGCCGGATGGACCTTGTTGGGCTTGGTCACCATGGCGCTTGCCCAGGAGAGCTGGGCAGACCTGCCTGCTCTCTGACCAGGACCAGCCCCTGGCGATACTgccacaaggaagctgggacaaACTTTCCAGATGGGGAGAATTTCTTGCAAACATGCATGTTCCAGAAAGAGGCTGGAATCATGATTCTTGGTTCCAATGTGTCTAACTCCCTCTCTCCTACCCTGGAAGCAGACCGCCCAGAGTAGTAGAGATGTAGATCCTGGCCTGGGTGGGCCCTGGCTCCAGCTCCACAGCAGTAAACTGGAGGCAACGAAAGGGTCTAAGTGGGGTTTGGAAACAAAAGAGCAGTTTACATATCAGATGTTGGTTTTTTGAAATAGTCTTTTCGAGCTCGGGGTATTGAGGCAGAGAACCCACGAAAGGCCGTGTGGAGAACCCAACAGGCTGTCTGTCCATCCACCTCTCCCAAGCAGCTCTCCATACTTCATATATAAATGGGGTGGTATCGTTTGTGGTTGATCTTTTTCCTGCAAGTCGGGCAAGTATTAGCATTCTTAAGGGCATCGCGGAGGCATTGGCTACAAAAGACGTGGCCACATTCTGTAGAAACAATGAGTCGTCCATTCTGTACAatctagaaaacataaaaaaaaaagaaacagcttttgTGTGTGCCCTGGTCCCAGAGCAGCAACAGTCCCCAGAGAACCCTACTTCTGCTGAGCTGAGAGGAGGAAGGGCTAGGCAGGTCCAGAGAACTGAATATACCCACCTGCTCTGCGGTGTCAGGCAAGCATGAGCAGGGCCTCTGAAgctgagagcagaggcaggagccaCTCTCCTGGCAGCCATGGCCCAAGAGTGTTGGAGGGACCCTGGATGCCTGAACCCACAGGGGCAGCGTTGGACGGCTCAGGAGCCATAGTAAGCACAGGGGTGGGGAACACGAGGGCCAGagctggaggctgcagggcccaAGAAGAAGCTGGCACATTCTCCCCTCATACACAGAGATGTGTGACAGGCCAGAGCAGAGGCAGCAAATCCCACCAAAGGAGAAGACCCTCTCTCTCATCTAATTCTTTCACAGAAGCCACGTGGAAACCAGGAGCAAGGAAGTTTGCTTACCTCAGAGTACCCGTCCATGCAGATTGGACAACTGACAGTACCAGAGGGCCTAAAATCATAGTGCTTCATGTCAGTTCCTTGGCAAACTCAAACATTCAATTACTGTAAATGGCTTCATATAAGCAGCCCATACCTTAGCAGAGGCACTAGGCATTTACAGAAAGGCCAATGGCCCCAATGGGGTACAGGAAGGAGGCAAGAGGGGAATGAAAAGTACACACAACCAGAGGTGCCCTGTCACCCCTGCCTCCCTGTCTGGGGCAGGAGCTGTGCCTAGCACCTCCAAGCATTCTTGCTGCAGATCACAGAGAGCCAGTGGATCTGTTCTTCACAGCAGGTGGTGCCGTATGTGAACAGCCCAGGGCAAGTCCCATCCACCCTGACAGTGCCAGACATAGACTTGTCTCACTGGGAATGGCTGAACTAGCTCTGAATCCAGACCCACCTGCACCCGGTTGCTGGGCACCTGCACAAGACCTTCTTGAGCCACGGGTGCACAGAACTTGGGAAAGGTCCCGTATTTCCAATACCCTACACCCTTGAGaaatggtgggggtgggggtgaggatcCCCACTCCAGGATGCAAGTGGTCCCATGGGGCCAGAGGCATCTGGTGAGGCAGCAAGGCAATGGGAGTGCTGGTACCTGAGTCCTGTGGCTGCCTCCTCCCTTGTGTTTCTGGGAGTGTGGGTGGTCACGTACACGTCTCTGTCCCTGGACAGCTCCTCATCATCACTGCTCACCACACAGCTGTCAGCATGGTCCTGGCGTGGCCGCCTCGCGTTCCTCCGTGGCCGCCTCCTCTCTAAGGTGTGAATCCATGCTCAGGACAGAGTTCCTAGCCCTGTCACCTCCCTAACCCCTTCCCGCCAGGGAAATGCCAGTCCCAGACCCGAGAGACCACTGTCCTGTCTTCCCAGAAGCCCCATCCCTGCCATGAGCAGGTGTCAGAGCTGTGGGGCCATCTAAAGTCTCTAAGGTGGTTAGCTTTCTCCAAAATCCAACGAGCTCAGCACTAGGGGTACTGTCTCCCCAGCAAGCACAGAGCACTAATTGCAGGGGTGTCCTGCCCAGCATTCTTGTCCCCACAGGCCTGCCAAGAACTTCAGCATTGTACCCCTCACCCACATCACTTCTGTATCCAAACCcaatgaaagagagaagaaaccacTCACCGtcaacaatcttttaaaaaaaggaagaaaacaaaagagaaagacacaaTCAGTATGACATAaaaaattctctgtatttttaaaaacttatcttaaattataaaattgaagcatttttaaatttcaaatgcaAAATCCTCAGGGTACCAGTTAAGCCCTCCCATAGAATGGGATACATGCTGCCCTGTCCAGCACCGATGGGAGATCTGTACACCTCTCCAGTCAGGCCCATCCCACGTGCCCACCAGGTGCCGGGTGAGTCTGGGAGCTGCTGGCCTGGTGACCTGGGGAAGTTACTTACCCACTGGGGGGTGTCAGCTTCCTCTTCTGGAGCACAGAGGCACCAGTGCCCACAGCTCCCCCTACTGTTGCGAGGACTACACAAGATAACAAACATCTTGGGGCACTAGGGACTAGCTTACTAGCTCCACAGGCTCTCCATGTCTGGGTGCACAAGTGACAGGAATCTTATGTTCCAGATAGGCTACTGCCAAAGGTGGAGCCTTCCTGGGAGGAGGGTCTGCAGTGCTTATGATAGGGAATAATCAAGTAATTGAAGTGGGACATGCAGGGACCAATGAGTGGCACACCAAGGACCAAGATCAATTTGATTCCATGTTCTCCAGGCTGACAAAAAAGCTACTGAGCACTCGACAAGGCCATCATCTGTTCACTCATAACCTACACTAGGATTATTTTTGCTACAATGGTTTCACACCACATCTCTTCATCCCCCTGAATTCCTATACCTGTCTCTACAGCATCACCAGAAGCACACCTTTTCCCTCTTGCTTGCCACAGGCCATCAACCACCTCAGGAAAGCCCTTCTGATGGCTGTTGAAAGGCCCTTGGAGAAACTGGAAGCTCTCTCCAGCCCAACTCCCTTGTGGCAGGGACTGTGAATACGAAGTAAG
It encodes the following:
- the RNF4 gene encoding E3 ubiquitin-protein ligase RNF4 isoform X1 gives rise to the protein MSTRKRRGGTINSRQAQKRTREAASTPEMALEAEPIELVESAGDEIVDLTCESLEPVVVDLTHNDSVVIVDERRRPRRNARRPRQDHADSCVVSSDDEELSRDRDVYVTTHTPRNTREEAATGLRPSGTVSCPICMDGYSEIVQNGRLIVSTECGHVFCSQCLRDALKNANTCPTCRKKINHKRYHPIYI